In Penaeus chinensis breed Huanghai No. 1 chromosome 2, ASM1920278v2, whole genome shotgun sequence, the following proteins share a genomic window:
- the LOC125032203 gene encoding uncharacterized protein LOC125032203 isoform X1, with translation MGDNVSETSSNWPRDELVFVDELRRHGEPRSKDDSQVQEVDDIVSAAVSLVVGGARQGVVALCASVAHIMRERKRLQQRVAELEEQVTSLENSSSATVSVTDCSTSQSQTTDSRSLHESPLSQRCGSAPPAFITSALTYARNDNQNIVGGCSVDSSRCTGEESKLGIIHQRGTVESRTSSVSMPETNSNFIRKNHFETSDRKEAFHRGQSYASTRSLNIGGHLSSGNFVRRKYSTISLRRVRRRSTASKKAADAAWSSSNINGSGSNLDQQSNGKSCIVTVAEVHTEPPIQQSNNSENDAVKLLARTLTNVLQEQENTYPENQNETFVATTHVADPVTSQSQDFGELCAPHPLTGCECLICMHLSSDPDCHLYALTTEEGALLPPGSRVLVRGDHVGTVLYLGHDKYPTKQMKSYFWPSQEPAENTKHQAISEESMEAGINIAEDEVPPCVPVRPVGVTIRLWPPDAGQMFVPLSAVICQLDDDQDAVLSELHNQEYEYMDEDSEDSIPSRTSITYEYPTEFPSLPSPSVHASAEESRPPVLSFRGSSKSKDSCETPVRKASLEGYFIRSPSISSYNSDSTRSLGDLSVYGLEYQEDGVGFEEGASPEDSTQKCFLRQRNSRSSTVLSHPPCDQGVGSQENSSSGTSSLNATFIYRSVDEEGSCSPKDSGECASLYDTADSAISLTFMKRYKESLGSTEPSSMSDTDRDSPHFGDTWDSGCSVGRGRCKSDSSGQFSDVDSESSRFGSPWVKNLRDALDSVWARQQNSNYNRNYDSRNKTEPSRRKGKKTCGNHLDFFKNNRITKIYIDHGTTEHSQV, from the exons ATGATTCCCAAGTGCAAGAAGTGGACGACATTGTTTCGGCTGCTGTTTCCCTCGTGGTGGGCGGTGCTCGGCAAGGAGTGGTTGCCCTCTGCGCAAGTGTGGCACACatcatgagagaaaggaagag gtTACAGCAACGTGTGGCCGAGTTAGAAGAGCAAGTAACCTCCTTGGAGAATTCAAGCAGTGCCACTGTCTCTGTCACAGACTGCAGTACTTCTCAAAGCCAAACCACAGACTCCCGGAGCCTCCACGAGTCGCCATTATCTCAGAGATGTGGCTCAGCTCCTCCTGCTTTCATTACTAGTGCTCTGACGTATGCCagaaatgataatcagaatattgTAGGAGGCTGTTCTGTTGACTCCTCAAGATGCACAGGAGAAGAGAGCAAACTTGGTATCATTCACCAAAGGGGAACAGTTGAAAGTAGGACATCTAGTGTCAGTATGCCCGAAACCAACTCTAACTTTATACGCAAGAATCATTTTGAAACCTCAGACAGGAAAGAAGCCTTCCACAGAGGTCAAAGCTATGCTTCAACACGTAGTCTCAATATTGGCGGTCACCTGTCATCTGGAAATTTTGTTAGAAGAAAATACAGTACTATAAGTttgagaagagtaagaagaagaagtacaGCAAGTAAAAAG GCAGCAGATGCAGCCTGGAGTTCTAGCAACATTAATGGCAGTGGTAGTAATTTGGATCAACAGAGCAATGGAAAGTCGTGCATTGTTACAGTGGCTGAGGTCCATACAGAACCTCCCATTCAGCAATCTAATAATTCCG AGAATGATGCTGTGAAGCTGTTGGCAAGGACATTGACTAATGTTCTTCAGGAACAAGAGAACACGTATCCAGAAAATCAGAATGAAACTTTTGTGGCAACTACACATGTTGCTGATCCAGTTACATCTCAGAGTCAAGATTTTGgg GAATTATGTGCTCCTCACCCACTTACTGGCTGTGAATGCTTAATCTGTATGCACCTCTCCAGTGACCCTGACTGTCACCTGTATGCTCTCACAACTGA GGAAGGAGCATTACTACCTCCAGGGAGTCGTGTGCTGGTGCGCGGGGATCACGTGGGCACTGTGTTGTATCTTGGTCATGACAAGTACCCCACAAAACAGATGAAAAGTTACTTTTGGCCTTCACAAGAGCCAGCTGAGAATACTAAACACCAAGCTATATCAGAAGAGAGCATGGAAGCTGGCATAAATATTGCAGAAGATGAAGTTCCTCCATGTGTGCCTGTCAGACCAGTGGGTGTAACCATCAGACTTTGGCCACCAG ATGCTGGGCAAATGTTTGTACCTCTTAGTGCTGTTATTTGTCAGTTGGATGATGACCAGGATGCTGTTCTGAGTGAATTACACAATCAAGAATATGAATACATGGATGAAGACAGTGAAGACTCTATCCCATCAAGGACAAGTATAACTTATGAATATCCCACAGAATTCCCATCTCTGCCAAGTCCTTCAGTTCATGCAAGTGCAGAAGAAAGTAGACCTCCAGTTCTTTCATTCCGGGGTTCTAGCAAGTCTAAAGATTCATGTGAAACACCAGTACGTAAAGCATCATTAGAGGGGTACTTCATACGCTCTCCGAGCATCTCGTCATACAACTCTGACTCTACTCGGAGCTTAGGAGATCTGTCTGTTTATGGCCTGGAGTACCAGGAGGATGGAGTTGGTTTTGAGGAAGGTGCTAGTCCTGAGGATTCAACCCAAAAATGTTTTCTTAGGCAGAGGAATTCACGCTCTTCAACAGTTCTGTCACACCCGCCATGTGATCAAGGAGTAGGAAGCCAGGAAAATTCTAGTTCTGGTACTTCATCCTTGAACGCTACATTTATATACAGGTCTGTAGATGAAGAAGGTTCTTGTAGTCCCAAGGATTCAGGGGAATGTGCCTCTCTGTATGACACTGCAGACTCAGCAATTAGTCTGACATTCATGAAGAGATACAAAGAATCACTGGGTAGTACTGAGCCTTCAAGCATGTCTGACACAGACAGAGACTCTCCTCACTTTGGAGACACCTGGGACTCCGGATGTtcggtgggaagagggagatgtaAAAGCGACTCTTCCGGTCAATTTTCCGACGTGGATTCAGAGAGCAGTCGATTTGGATCGCCCTGGGTGAAGAATCTACGAGATGCTCTGGACTCTGTGTGGGCAAGGCAGCAGAATTcaaattataatagaaattacGATTCTAGGAATAAAACGGAACCatcaagaagaaaggggaagaagacctGTGGAAATCACTTGGACTTTTTCAAGAACAACAGGATAACCAAGATTTACATTGATCATGG CACAACAGAACATTCCCAGGTCTAG
- the LOC125032203 gene encoding uncharacterized protein LOC125032203 isoform X2 — MPNDFLPDDSQVQEVDDIVSAAVSLVVGGARQGVVALCASVAHIMRERKRLQQRVAELEEQVTSLENSSSATVSVTDCSTSQSQTTDSRSLHESPLSQRCGSAPPAFITSALTYARNDNQNIVGGCSVDSSRCTGEESKLGIIHQRGTVESRTSSVSMPETNSNFIRKNHFETSDRKEAFHRGQSYASTRSLNIGGHLSSGNFVRRKYSTISLRRVRRRSTASKKAADAAWSSSNINGSGSNLDQQSNGKSCIVTVAEVHTEPPIQQSNNSENDAVKLLARTLTNVLQEQENTYPENQNETFVATTHVADPVTSQSQDFGELCAPHPLTGCECLICMHLSSDPDCHLYALTTEEGALLPPGSRVLVRGDHVGTVLYLGHDKYPTKQMKSYFWPSQEPAENTKHQAISEESMEAGINIAEDEVPPCVPVRPVGVTIRLWPPDAGQMFVPLSAVICQLDDDQDAVLSELHNQEYEYMDEDSEDSIPSRTSITYEYPTEFPSLPSPSVHASAEESRPPVLSFRGSSKSKDSCETPVRKASLEGYFIRSPSISSYNSDSTRSLGDLSVYGLEYQEDGVGFEEGASPEDSTQKCFLRQRNSRSSTVLSHPPCDQGVGSQENSSSGTSSLNATFIYRSVDEEGSCSPKDSGECASLYDTADSAISLTFMKRYKESLGSTEPSSMSDTDRDSPHFGDTWDSGCSVGRGRCKSDSSGQFSDVDSESSRFGSPWVKNLRDALDSVWARQQNSNYNRNYDSRNKTEPSRRKGKKTCGNHLDFFKNNRITKIYIDHGTTEHSQV; from the exons ATGCCAAATGATTTCCTTCCAGATGATTCCCAAGTGCAAGAAGTGGACGACATTGTTTCGGCTGCTGTTTCCCTCGTGGTGGGCGGTGCTCGGCAAGGAGTGGTTGCCCTCTGCGCAAGTGTGGCACACatcatgagagaaaggaagag gtTACAGCAACGTGTGGCCGAGTTAGAAGAGCAAGTAACCTCCTTGGAGAATTCAAGCAGTGCCACTGTCTCTGTCACAGACTGCAGTACTTCTCAAAGCCAAACCACAGACTCCCGGAGCCTCCACGAGTCGCCATTATCTCAGAGATGTGGCTCAGCTCCTCCTGCTTTCATTACTAGTGCTCTGACGTATGCCagaaatgataatcagaatattgTAGGAGGCTGTTCTGTTGACTCCTCAAGATGCACAGGAGAAGAGAGCAAACTTGGTATCATTCACCAAAGGGGAACAGTTGAAAGTAGGACATCTAGTGTCAGTATGCCCGAAACCAACTCTAACTTTATACGCAAGAATCATTTTGAAACCTCAGACAGGAAAGAAGCCTTCCACAGAGGTCAAAGCTATGCTTCAACACGTAGTCTCAATATTGGCGGTCACCTGTCATCTGGAAATTTTGTTAGAAGAAAATACAGTACTATAAGTttgagaagagtaagaagaagaagtacaGCAAGTAAAAAG GCAGCAGATGCAGCCTGGAGTTCTAGCAACATTAATGGCAGTGGTAGTAATTTGGATCAACAGAGCAATGGAAAGTCGTGCATTGTTACAGTGGCTGAGGTCCATACAGAACCTCCCATTCAGCAATCTAATAATTCCG AGAATGATGCTGTGAAGCTGTTGGCAAGGACATTGACTAATGTTCTTCAGGAACAAGAGAACACGTATCCAGAAAATCAGAATGAAACTTTTGTGGCAACTACACATGTTGCTGATCCAGTTACATCTCAGAGTCAAGATTTTGgg GAATTATGTGCTCCTCACCCACTTACTGGCTGTGAATGCTTAATCTGTATGCACCTCTCCAGTGACCCTGACTGTCACCTGTATGCTCTCACAACTGA GGAAGGAGCATTACTACCTCCAGGGAGTCGTGTGCTGGTGCGCGGGGATCACGTGGGCACTGTGTTGTATCTTGGTCATGACAAGTACCCCACAAAACAGATGAAAAGTTACTTTTGGCCTTCACAAGAGCCAGCTGAGAATACTAAACACCAAGCTATATCAGAAGAGAGCATGGAAGCTGGCATAAATATTGCAGAAGATGAAGTTCCTCCATGTGTGCCTGTCAGACCAGTGGGTGTAACCATCAGACTTTGGCCACCAG ATGCTGGGCAAATGTTTGTACCTCTTAGTGCTGTTATTTGTCAGTTGGATGATGACCAGGATGCTGTTCTGAGTGAATTACACAATCAAGAATATGAATACATGGATGAAGACAGTGAAGACTCTATCCCATCAAGGACAAGTATAACTTATGAATATCCCACAGAATTCCCATCTCTGCCAAGTCCTTCAGTTCATGCAAGTGCAGAAGAAAGTAGACCTCCAGTTCTTTCATTCCGGGGTTCTAGCAAGTCTAAAGATTCATGTGAAACACCAGTACGTAAAGCATCATTAGAGGGGTACTTCATACGCTCTCCGAGCATCTCGTCATACAACTCTGACTCTACTCGGAGCTTAGGAGATCTGTCTGTTTATGGCCTGGAGTACCAGGAGGATGGAGTTGGTTTTGAGGAAGGTGCTAGTCCTGAGGATTCAACCCAAAAATGTTTTCTTAGGCAGAGGAATTCACGCTCTTCAACAGTTCTGTCACACCCGCCATGTGATCAAGGAGTAGGAAGCCAGGAAAATTCTAGTTCTGGTACTTCATCCTTGAACGCTACATTTATATACAGGTCTGTAGATGAAGAAGGTTCTTGTAGTCCCAAGGATTCAGGGGAATGTGCCTCTCTGTATGACACTGCAGACTCAGCAATTAGTCTGACATTCATGAAGAGATACAAAGAATCACTGGGTAGTACTGAGCCTTCAAGCATGTCTGACACAGACAGAGACTCTCCTCACTTTGGAGACACCTGGGACTCCGGATGTtcggtgggaagagggagatgtaAAAGCGACTCTTCCGGTCAATTTTCCGACGTGGATTCAGAGAGCAGTCGATTTGGATCGCCCTGGGTGAAGAATCTACGAGATGCTCTGGACTCTGTGTGGGCAAGGCAGCAGAATTcaaattataatagaaattacGATTCTAGGAATAAAACGGAACCatcaagaagaaaggggaagaagacctGTGGAAATCACTTGGACTTTTTCAAGAACAACAGGATAACCAAGATTTACATTGATCATGG CACAACAGAACATTCCCAGGTCTAG
- the LOC125032218 gene encoding rhophilin-2-A-like isoform X2, which translates to MTSIMKIYSKATKRGSDPRLQTCRGKLQNRRSKLNQEINKELMLRAGAENLYNATHNKRMKEQVALELQFVNSNLQLLKEQLAELNSSVEVYQGTQSKGNIPMIPLGLKETKEIDFREPFKDFILEHYSEEPDKYDEPITEFMDLRGAMRTPERDDSGVGLLFEYFNQLYFIDRRFFPPDRSLGIYFEWYDSLTGTPSCQRTVAFEKACVLFNLGALYTQLGARHDRTSAAGLDAAVNNFLRAAGMFRYLHDTFTNAPSKDLSPEILDMLIHLMLAQARECLHEKALLGHSEDFETVVELSQEAANVAQEYSQVLKTISDPSVKGYVPASWISLVHIKADYYRACSHYHISEALLTLPCSIKEEEHIGMRVREALQYFHLPPSNNTTTIDITVPSCRRERTILGLAHCREAVLVHEEAMRQHRMCRDLKKKSVLAEVLQIGHETAVHLLDLYVEEEDLLNILDPPPISPATKVQLSLTTPDFSQHRVEDLFKLLGPVAVFSAKHQWSAPRPIKLTRTPTQGFGFSVRGDAPVVIAGVDRNSLAERAGINEGDLVVCIGTRDVKWMPHDEVVGLIREAGNTLNLTLVTPCDKTYYKLPKSKSLKDISPHSTTSSSSGVSSTGSSSGSSNSSTSSNSSHYGSVNSSTISNSRDKDKRNSWNPFKRSSSRDKLKADSLIDCNVILR; encoded by the exons CGCCACACACAACAAGAGAATGAAGGAGCAGGTGGCCTTGGAGCTCCAGTTTGTAAACAGCAATCTGCAACTCCTAAAAGAACAGCTTGCTGAACTGAACAGTTCTGTGGAGGTCTACCAGGGCACACA GTCGAAAGGTAACATCCCCATGATCCCTTTGGGgctgaaggagacgaaggagatcGACTTCAGAGAGCCATTCAAG GATTTCATACTAGAGCACTACAGCGAGGAACCAGACAAGTATGATGAGCCAATCACAGAGTTCATGGACCTCAGAGGG GCCATGCGAACTCCGGAGCGAGACGACTCGGGGGTGGGTCTTCTCTTCGAATACTTCAATCAGCTCTATTTCATCGACAGAAGATTCTTTCCTCCGGACCGTTCGCTTGGCATTTACTTCGAGTG GTACGACTCGCTGACAGGCACCCCGAGCTGCCAGAGGACGGTAGCCTTCGAAAAAGCGTGCGTCCTCTTCAACCTCGGAGCCTTGTACACGCAGCTGGGGGCTCGCCACGACAGGACCTCAGCGGCAGGACTCGACGCGGCCGTCAACAACTTCCTCCGGGCGGCGGGGATGTTCCGATATCTGCATGACACCTTCACCAACGCCCCTTCCAAAGACCTGAGTCCGGAGATCCTCGACATGCTCATTCATCTCATGCTG GCTCAAGCACGAGAATGTCTCCACGAGAAAGCCTTGCTCGGCCACAGCGAGGATTTCGAAACCGTGGTGGAACTGTCACAAGAGGCAGCCAACGTTGCTCAAGAGTATTCGCAG GTGTTGAAAACAATATCGGACCCATCAGTGAAAGGCTACGTTCCGGCATCATGGATAAGCTTAGTTCACATCAAGGCTGACTACTACCGCGCTTGTTCCCACTACCACATATCTGAAGCGCTACTGACCCTCCCGTGCAGCATCAAAGAGGAGGAACACATAGGGATGAGAGTCCGCGAGGCTTTGCAGTATTTCCATCTCCCGCCATcgaacaacaccaccaccattgaCATCACAGTCCCAAGCTGCCGGAGAGAACGCACCATCCTCG GTCTGGCTCATTGTCGTGAGGCAGTTTTAGTTCACGAGGAGGCAATGCGGCAACACAGGATGTGTCGAGACCTCAAAAAGAAGTCGGTCCTCGCAGAAGTCTTGCAAATTGGCCATGAAACAGCGGTCCACCTCCTTGACCTctatgtggaggaggaagatctTCTGAACATACTTGATCCACCACCAATATCTC CGGCAACCAAAGTACAGCTTTCCCTGACTACCCCAGACTTTTCCCAACACCGGGTAGAAGACCTGTTCAAACTCCTGGGACCCGTTGCTGTATTCTCAGCCAAGCACCAGTGGTCAGCACCTCGACCTATTAAGCTAACCAGAACTCCCACACAAGGTTTTGGGTTCTCAGTGAGAGGCGATGCTCCTGTCGTTATAGCTGGCGTTGACAGGAATAGTTTGGCAGAG AGAGCTGGTATCAATGAAGGAGACCTTGTGGTATGCATTGGAACCCGTGATGTGAAATGGATGCCACATGATGAGGTTGTTGGGCTTATTCGTGAAGCTGGAAACACACTCAACCTCACTCTCGTCACTCCTTGTGATAAGACCTATTACAAATTACCCAAA AGCAAGAGTCTCAAGGACATCTCTCCCCACTCTACCACGAGTAGCAGCAGTGGAGTCAGTAGTACAGGCAGCAGCAGTGGCAGCAGCAATAGCAGTACCAGCAGCAATAGCAGTCACTATGGTTCTGTCAATAGTTCTACTATTTCAAATTCACGAGATAAAGACAAGCGAAACAGTTGGAATCCTTTCAAGCGTTCATCTTCTCGAGACAAGCTTAAAGCAGACTCCCTTATTGACTGCAATGTTATTTTGCGATAA